The DNA segment ACCGGCGACGTAGAAGGCGCCGTCCGGCCCGGCCTCGCCGCGCATGGGGGAGAAGCCTTCGACCGGACCGTTGGTGCCACTGCCGGTAATGCGCCTCCAGGTGCGGCCGGCATCGCCGCTCGTATAAATGCCGCCGGGCGAGGCGGCGCGGTTCTTCTTATCGGGGGCCGCGCCGACGTAAACCGCCGGCGTGACGGACGACGTTTTGCCATCGGCCGGCGCGAAGGTGACGAACGTCAGGCCGCGCCACGCTTCACCCCGCGTGGGGAACGAGTCGACCGGCGACCAGCTCACGCCGCCATCGGTCGTGCGGAACAGGCCGTCGTTGCGCGACGCGAAGTAGACGATGTTGGCGTCGACCGGGTGGACGGCGAGCCGCTCGCCCCCCTGTCGGTCGGCGCCGTTTCCCTCCATCGTCACGTCCTTTCCGTCGGGCGTGCGCAGGTTGGTGCGCTGCCACGTGCGCCCGCCATCGACGCTTTTGATCACGTCGGCGTTCTTCTCCCAGCGGCTGGCCCCTGCGGCGGCGTAGATCACGTTTGGGTCGCCCGGCGCGACGGCCAGCCCTTCCACACCCTGGAAGTTCTTCACCTCGAACGGCAGACCGTCCATCAGCGGCGTCCAGCGGTTGCCGGCATAGTCGCGCCGGAACGCGCCGCCCACGTCGGTGCGGATCAACAGCAGGTCGGCATCCGCAGGATGAGTAACCACGCCGGTGACGAACCCACCGGCCCCCATGGGAACCGACGCCCACGCGTGCGGCACGTCAGCCTGCATGCGAACCGCGGGCGATTCGGCCGGCGCGGCCATGTCCGCGCCGGCCGGTGGCGTCGCCGGGCGCACGACAACGTCGTCCAGCCACGCTTTACCGTCGCCTTGGATCATCAGCATGACCGAGGCGTGGCGCGTGTTGGCCGGCAGCCGCACGCGCTTCGAAAATTGCTGCCAGTCCCGCACGCCTGTCAGGTCGGCGACGATCTCCCAGCTTAGTTGCTTGTACTGGTCGTCCATCGCCTGAATGACGACCTGCGCCAGCTCAAATTCCTTCCCGACACCTGCCGGCTGGCTTTTGGTCGACAGCGAAATTCGGAACGCCTTGTCACCACCCAGCCGGTCGAGCTTCAGCGCTTGCGCCGCCGAACCGTGCGCCGGCCCGGCGATCGTCGCGAAGGCCATCGACGCGGGGGCGCTGACGAAGTCGTTCGTGTCCCGCTGCAACTTGAACTTGTCGGCGGTGGTCTTCCAGCCAAGCGACCATTCGTCGGGCGCAGCGTCACCGGTCGAGAAATTGCCGTTGGCCAGCACGCCGCTCTCGTCGGCGGCGCCGTGGGTTGCGGTCGCATCGTCATCGAACGACACGGCTCGCTTCGCCGGTTCGGGCTTGGCCGCGACGGGCGCAGCCGCAGCGGGGGTGAGGGGGATCCAGAACGCGCCGGCGCCGGCACTGCCAATGACCAGCCGGTCACCGGCGAAGGCCATCGGGTTGGCGTCGACGCGTTCGGGCAGCGATCGATCAAGCACCTGCCAGCTACGTGCGCCGTCGGTCGAGACGATCACGCCATCCATGGTCGCCGCTGCCGCGCGGTTCGGCACGGCACGGTCGAACGTGACGTGAGACGCGCCGGTGCGATCGTACGTGCGCTGCCACGTGCGGCCGGCGTCATCGCTGACGTAGACGCCCGCAGCCTTGGCATCGCCAGACACGCCAATCGCAAACCGACCAGGCGTCGTCCAGTCGGCGGCGACGCTCATGGGACGGGTGCCGTTCGGCAGGTCGAGGCTCGCCTTCGCCCATTCCGCCGCTGCGGGGTCGTAACGGTAGACGTGCCGCCCATCGCGGCTGATTGCCACCAGCACACCGTCGGCACCGATCGCGATCTCACGACCGATCGCCCAAATATCGTCGCGGAAGAACTTCGTCCCGTTCGGCAAGCCCTGGCCCACCCAGCGCCACGAGCCGCCCCCGTCGTCGCTGCGGTAGACGCCCCCCTTGTCCGGCTCCACCTCGCCCGACACGGCCAGGTACAGCACGCCCGCCTCGCGCGGATCGGCGGCGATCGAGTTGCAACGGTGTTTGCCCATGTCGGGCAGGCCTTCCATCGGCGACTTCGACCACGTCTGCCCGCGGTCGGCACTGGCGTAAACCAGGTTGGCCGCCCACGCGCCCGGCTCGCTCGGCCCCACGCCCCACAGGCGGTTCAGTTCCATGGGGCTTGCGGTCAAATCCTTGATGTTCGCCGCCAAGCGCACCTGGTCGAACGTCTCACCGCCGTTCGTGCTGCGGAAGTAGCCGTTGTCGGCCATGCCCAGGTGAACGAGGCCCGGGTCGGTCGGGTCCTGCAGGAGGTTGTGGATAACCGTGACCTCAATGCCATCGATGCTCAGCTTCCAGTTCTTGCCCCCGTCGTGGCTTTGGTAGAGCGCGTACCAGTCCGTGAAGAACCAGTGGTTCGGGTCGCGCGGATCGATGGTGACGGTGCCGAGCGCTTTGCCGAAGTGCGTCCAGCCGCCGTCCTTTTTGTCGTTCTCCGATGATGCGTACCAGCCGGCGTCGTGGATGCCCTCTCGCTCGATGCGCTGCCACTTGGCACCACCGGCAGGCATGCGGAAGAACATGCCGTCCCCATTGGCGACCACGACGAAATTGGGACCGGCGGCCAGCGCGTTCCAGCCCTCGGCCCCCTTCCACGTCGCGCCGCTCGTGTCCAGCCCCTCGACGAGCGGCTGCCAAGTGGCGCCGGCGTCGGTGCTAATGCGAACGCCAGGCTTACCGTCAAAGGTGCCGTACAGGCGGGCCGGGTTCTTGGGATCCTGCAAGATCTCCTTCGGCCCTTCATCGTCGAGTTTCTTCCACGACGCGCCACCGTCCTGCGTGCGATAGAATCCACCTGGGAACTCCAGATGTTTCTGGTGGACCCAATCCTTCCGCGGTACGGTGCTGAGCCACAGCCGCTCGGGGTTCGCCCGATCGACCACGAGCCCACCGGGGTTGAGTCCCTCGGGGCCCAGCTTCGTCCACGTCTTGCCGTTGTCGTCGCTCCGATGCACGCCGGTGTTGATGGCGGCGGCGTAGACGACGTCGGGGTTGCTCGGGTCGCGCGCCAGCACGAAGCCTGAGTTGCGGCGGCTGCCGTTGACGAAACTGGCCTTGAGCGTCTGCTCGAACGTCGCCCCGCCATCAGTGCTGACGTAGACGCCCTCTTGCGGATCCCATGCCGAGCCAAGGGCGACGATGAGGTGGTCCGGGTTGCGCGGATCGACAACGAGGCCGCGCGTAGAGTAATTGCCGCGCCGGGCCGGCAGGTTTCCCTGCAACATCCGCCACGTGTTGCCCCCGTCGTCGCTGCGGTACGGCCCGCTGACGTCGGTGTAGGCGTAGGCACGGTTGGCATCGGTCGGGTGAAGGACGACGTTCTGAATGAACCCACCGCCACCGATGCGGCTCGAGCGCCAGTCGCCGTACTGCCGGGCGTCGGTCGGCGCCCAAGAGGTGTGACTTGGCTTCGCGGTGGCGTCATCAGCCATTACGTTGACCGGGCGGGCGCCCGTGAGCGCGACGACCATAAGGGATAGGCGAATCGCGCGGGGAATCATGCGAGGTATCTCCAACAGGTGTAAGTACTTCGGATGCGATGACGTTCGCTCGACTATTGATTGATGAAGAACAACCCGCGCACCACTTGCCGGATGCTGATCGACTCGACATGGAAGTCGGCGTGAAGCACGTTCGCCCGCGTGTTCCGCGAGTGGCGCAGTCGGACCCCGTTGCCCGCTTCGTCATAGTTCACCAGGTCGCGGTTCACCGTGGGAATGAATCGCGTCGGATCATACGTAGTCGTATCGACCCAGTATGGTGGCGCGTAATAGCTCCATCCGTCCATGGCTTCAGAACGAGCAGTGGCGTTGAACGCGCCGCCGGGGGTCCCGGGGTTGTTGCTGCACTGGTTGCCGTCCCAGACCAGCGCTTTCTCCGTCGGTTTGCGGATTGCGGCGATCTTCATCGTCTTCGCCGGCACGGCCGGCGTTACGGAGTTGTCGGTCAGGTAACGCCCGCCGAACGCGCGGGCATTGGCCGTGTAATGATTGACGCCACCGTCAAGCGTATCGGTGTCGCGGAAGACCGGCGAGGTGCGCAAGGTCGGGCTGGGCGTGGCACCAGTGGCCGGCTGCTGATAGGTGAGGAACTGGCTGATGGTTTCATACCACGCGTCTGACCGCCCGCCGTTCAACGGGTTGCCGGCCGACAGGCCTCGAGGGAGCGCGCCCTTGCTATTGTTGACCGCATACAGGTTCAGCGCCTGTCCGATCTGCCGCAGGTTCGACGCACACGCCACCGAGTTAGCTGCTGCTCGTGCCCGGTTCAGGGCCGGCAGCAGCATGCTGATTAGCAGAGCAATAATTCCGATAACAACGAGTAATTCGACCAGCGTGAATGCGCGAAGCTTGCGTTGAACAGCGGACATGGGACCTCCGTTACGAATTTGGCCAGCACGTTACCGGCGGAAGGTTGCGGACAACATGAACGACATGACAGCGGCAGCACATGATCGAGGCCCCGCACGTTCGTCACAACGCGGGCTGGCCTCGAGTAGGTCACTGGATCGGATTGCGCATCGAGGCCGACGTCAGCGTCTGCGGGGCGACGAGCTCGACGTGCCCGTCGACGAAGACCGCGTTCGCCCGCATGCGCTTGCGAGCCTCGACCGACGAGCCGCGATATTCCGGGTGCCGGAAGGCGACCCATCCGCCTGTGTTCTGATACGGATTGCTGTAGGACCAGAATCCCGCAGGGGCTAACGTTTTGGTGACAGCATTATATTGTGGCGAAAAGTTCCGATCGCCGTTGAACGTCGTAAACATTCCTGTGGATTCGGCGTGCATCTCGCCGACAAGCACCCGCTCAGACGGCCGCCGGGCCTTTGCTCCTCGATATAACCACCCGGGCCCGCCGTTCGTGTTGGACGGGGGCAACACCATGGCCACGAACGGGGCGTACGCATAAGTGGTGGAGCGCGAGTCCAACCCAGACGGTGCAGCGGCGAACTCGCCCTCGGGAACGGCCGGACAGTTGAAGATCGAGGTAGGATCCCTGGAGATCCGGCGCTGACCGGACGGTGGCGAATCAGGGACGTAGCCTCGTCGCACCAACGGCCCCAACTTCTCCTGCCACTTCAAATAGCCGTCAAACGCGCCCAGTTCCGGAACGTACCACCCGCGGTTCTCGTTGGCGTACATCGTCTGATACATCGCGATCTGACGCAGGTTGGCCGCACACTTGGTCGACACCGCAGCGGCGCGCGCCTTGTTCAATGCGGGCAACAGGATGCTGACCAGCAGGGCAATGATGCCAATGACAACCAGCAGCTCCACCAGCGTAAAGGCCGTCGCCGGGTGGGAAGGGCTAACTGGACGGGTATTGCTTGCGATCCTAAACATGCACAACCTCGTTTGCACCGGACGTGCGACCAGCGTTTCTCGACGGCCCAATCGCGCACCTGCCGATGCGTGCCGCGATTACCACTTTCCGATCTCACTACGCAACCGATCGGTCACTAGACTTCTGGCGATCTCGCGATCGTCTCCCCCGGCCGTTCCTCGAACGGGACGGCGACCGTGGCCACCGCGGTGCTGGGGACGCGGATCTTCTCAACCAGCAGCCGGACCGCCGCTTCGCCTTCGTGGCGACCGTGGACGGCGAACGACGAGACCCGCAGGCCAGCGGCAAACAGGTCCCACTCGTCGCTGATCGCGACGACAGACACCTGCCCAGGGACCGACAGGCCAGCGTGGACCGCCTCATAAATGGCGTGGACCGCATTGCCGTCGCTGCCGGCGATGATGGCGGTCGGTCGATCCGATCCCGTGACGAACGCGCGGGCGGCAGCGGGCTGGTCGGCATGGGAAACCTGCCGATGAAGAACCCGAGGCGATAGTCCGGCGGCGGCCATGACGGCCGAATAGCCCGCAATGCGGTCGCCGGCGCTGTAGTGCGGCAACGGGACCGCCAACGGGCTCATGTGCAGGTACGCGATCCGACGGTGACCGAGCGCGAGCAATTTCTCAGTCGCCATGCGGCCGGCGAGCTCGTCGTCGGGACGCACGGCATCATTGGGTCGCTTGGTGTTCAACCACACCGCTGGCGCACCCGACCATTCCATCAGTTTCGCCAGCTCGGGCGGATACTCGTGCGTGTAGTTGACGATGATGCCGTCGGCCATGTTCTGGCGAAGCACCTTCGGCACGATGTTCGGGTCCGACAGTTGCTGGTCGGGCATGCGCGTGACCGCCAAGTGCATGTCGTGCGTCACGAGCTCCGCCTGAATGCCGTTGATCACCCCCATCGGCACGAAGCTTCGGCCAGGATCGGTGCCCATCACCAGCACCGCACAGTCAAACCGCCCGGAGTTGATCGCCTTGGCGGCGGCGTTCGGTCGATATCCCAAGCGACGGGCGGCCTCCATCACGCGCTCGCGCGTCTCGGCCCGAAAGGGAGCCGACGCGTCGCGCAATACTCGTGCAACCGTGGGCTTGGACAACCCCGTGGCGGCCGCGATATCCGAAACGGTGACTCGCATGCTCATAATCTACGTGATACTGGTATAAAAGGCAAATTACACCGGTATTTTTCTGTGTTTTTCAGGCTATGGGGCGGATCCCTGTGTCCGCAATCTTTGTTTGCCCCTGCGAACTTTTAGTGAAATCAGGATCCCGGACAGGCCCTAGTTGGCTGACTGGGTCAATTTCAGTCGAGTACCAACCGAGAGAACCGGCACGTCGAGTAGATTGACCAGCCCGCGGTCGTCTGCCGCCACGGACCCGCTCGCCAGCAAGCGGCCATCATCCCGTGCGGTGGCCCGCCAATCCACGGTTTGACCGGGCCGCGGTCGGAAAGCGATCGTGTTGCGCGGCGTGATCGCGACTTTCACGGCGTCCCCGGTCAAGGCTTTGAGCGTCACGCTGAACTCATCGGCCCGGTCAACCATGGCGTCCTTGAGCGAGTCGGGCCACAGGTCGCGCAGGCTCGAACTCCAATCGACGTTCAGGTTGCGCGACCCCGCGGCGGGCACGTCCAGGTCGTCCCCGGCGCCCGAGAAGGCCAGGTACGCTTCGTCCTTGCGAAACCGAAACATGCTGCGGCCCCAGTTCCAATCGTTGAAGAAGGCTTGGTCGCCGTCGATCTGTCCGTACCCCTTGTGCTTGCCGTCGCGCCAGCCGGCGGTGAAGTGCTGATGTCGATCTTCCAGCGCCGCGAGGAACGCGGGCACGCCCTGCCCGAGGATGATTGGGTCGTCCTTCCGATAGAAGAGCGCGACCGGCGGCAACTGAACGGTCGGTGGTGCATGCGCGGCCAGCCAGTTGGCGTCGACGGCCTGCGCCCAGGTTGCACCGGCGCGTTCCCACCACGGGTCGCTATAGGGGCTGCGGGCTGGCCAACTGGTGGCGGCGTCGACGCCGCCGAAGCTGCCGATCATGTCCTTGTGGGCGGCGGGGAAGGCGGCAGCGTCGATCCACGGCAGTTCCACCGCGGTGGCGGCAAACGTGTCGGGATAGGCCCATGCCAGTTTCAGCGAACCGCCACCGCCCATGCTGCCACCCGTGACGTAGACGCGGTTCGCATCTGCGTTCACCGGTGGATGTTGTTTTAGATACTCGATGAAGCGGACGATCCGCTCCTGCGTCCAGTTGTAAGCGACGCCGTCGCTGCCGTAGCCGAACCAGAACGAGTGGGGCTGCTTACGCCCGCTGTACGGGTTGGGCTCTTTCTCGTCCCACTTCCAGTCCTGGGTGACGATCCAGACGGCGGGCCCACCGGGCGTCCAGCCGGCGTAGCCGGGCCCCGTGACCCCGGCGCCGTGCAACCACACCGCCAGCGGGCGCTTCTCCCCCGCTTCTGTCGCGGCACGAGCGGTGCGATCGCTCACCAGGAACGCGGTGCCGTAGTAGCCCGCCTGCGGGTCCCACTTGGCGTAGTCGTCCCACATGAAGTAATGGCCATCGATGGGATGGGCGGTCTTGCCATTCAGATCGAACCGATAGGCCTGAGGGGCCACGACCGTTTCCAAAACCGGGCGTGCAGTGGCGTTGACGCCGCCCACGATCGCCTCGTCCACGGGCGTCGTGACCGCGTAATGGAACTCACCCGGCTCGGCCGTCGTCCAGACCAGCAGGCCCGTGTCGGTAGGAAGCGGCTCGCCATCGTGGGTAATGGTGAACATCGTCTGGGGCCTGTGAAGCCGGTTCAGGCCCGACCCAGGCCGGAGCGTGGCGATCGGCCGTAGTTCGGTGGTGGCGGCGATCGGACTCGCCGAGCGGTAGACGCGGTACTCGCCGTCGTAGCCGGCGATCTCATCGAACGTCACGAAGCTCTGGCCGTGCTGGTGCAGCACGCGCAGGTTCCGCGGGGATGCGGCGTCGGCGCAGGCGACGAACGCGCAGAGGGCCGTCAACGACGAAAGCAGGGAGTGAAGCCTTGGAAACATGTTCGATTTCGCCCGAGACTAAGAGCACCTGAAAACATCACCTTCAGAACTTCTACGGCAGGTGAACCGGCCCGGTGTTCGCTCCCGGCGGTTGCCGTCCCATGGTCGCCCACCACCACTGCGTCACCGTAAATGCCGACGGGCCGGCTTTCGCCGGCCCGCGGGAGCAATGCAGGGGATGGCCGTCTGATCGGGTTAAGCATTTTGCCGGCGCCGGGCGAGCGCACCAAGCCCCACAAGGCAGAGCATGGCGATCGCGGTGGGCTCGGGGACGGCGGTGACGTCGGCGAAGGTCTCGCCCAGGCGGATTTCGTCGACCGCGATTGCGTTGCTGCTGAATCGGCCGACCGCGAAGCGGTCGAACCCACCGAAGTTCACGCCGCTGACAATCGCGGCGGCGGCGGCCGAATCGCTAGTGGGATTGATGAAAAGCGAAACCGTGTCGGCGTTATTGTCGGCCGACATATCGAACTTCAGCACGAACAGGTTCACGTCCTCGTTGAAGGCGACGTTGCTGAGCGCCCGGCTGGTGCTGCTGTTGTTCACCCGCATGCCGAAGTTGGCGGAGGCCGTGCCGAAGTCGGTGCTGCTGTAGCCGACTTGAAGCTTGCGGTGGTCGCCCTCGTTCGTGCCGCCGTTGAAAAGTTCGACGGCGCGGTAGTTGGTGGCGGTCCCAGTGAACTGGGCGAGGAAGCTGAGGTAGCGCGTGCCGACGAACGAGGCGCCGGTCGTCGCGCCGGTCGTCGTCTCGGTCGTCGGCGTAAAGTTGCGGAAGACCCGTGCGTTAGTGCCCGTGCTGGTGATGGCGCCGCCTTGGGTGGTCCCACTGACGGTCGCGCCGGCTCTGGACAGGCCAGTCGCCGTGACGCTGACGGAGCCCGACGACCAGTTTCCGGTGAAACCAGGCACCGTGGGGCCTTGGCCACCGATGTTGCCGATCGTGTACTGGCCCGCGGTCGAGTTCGAACCGACCAAGAACGAGTCCGTCGCCAGCACCGCCGCCTCGCTGGTGCTGCCCATCATAGATAGACCCAAGCCGAACAGCGCCGCCATCACAAACCGAACCGATTGCTTTGCCTGATTCACTCTACTCTCCTTTGACATGACTAACCCCGCATCGCTAATCAGACCGCCTGCCCACACGGGCCGAGCCTGCTAACGCCTGCGCAACCATCACGAATCGAAATTTTAGAAATGACCCCCTGTTGCCTCTGTCCCCTCAAAGCGCTGCCGGACGGAGGGCGTCCTGTTCACCCATGCGTAGCGACACCGGCCCTTACCAAACGCAACGCGGTGCCGATGTGGCTGATCGTCAGCACTATCGCCTTACAGGCCTTAACTCTACCATGATACCGGTGTAAAACAAGTTATGACGGAAATATTGATGGACTTGCAATTTTTGGATATCGACAAAGGCCCAAAAGGGTCAGATCAATAACCCCACAACTCCAGTTCCGCGACGTTTCCCCAAGAATTGTCTGGGGCGACGTAGCGCACGTACTGATACGTTCCCGCGACCGAAACGTTGCGCGTCGTGAAACTGCCGCTGGGCGGGTTCTCGCTGGCGCCGATCATGTAGAGCGTGACGTTGCCCGAACTGAAATTGGCAGTGTTGGAGGCCTGGAAGTACCCGCCGTTCATTCGCGCCGATTGCCCGCTGCGGGCGGCGTACTTGATCTGCGTGATCGTCTTGGCAGAGCCAAGGTTCAGCCCGACCCAGTTGCCACTGGCGGCCGGGCCGTCGAAGAATGTCGTGAGGTCGCTGTCGAACACCTTGTCGCGCGTGTTGCCGAGGCTGTTGTACGACCCGCTCGTGCCGATGACGGTGCCCGAAAACTTCACCGCCGTTGCGGTGACGGCGTTGGACGGCGTGAGCGAGGCGTCGTTGGTCACAAGGAACCGGTCGATCCGGGTGCCGCTCTCGCGGTAGGCGATCGTCAGCGTATGGCTGCCGGCGGCAAGGTTGAAGGTCGATCCCCACTTCTTCCAACTGAACCCGCTGGCCGAGTTCATGTTGTTCCAGGTGTTCCAGCCGCCGTTGTCGACCTTGAAGTAGATCGAGTCGTCATCGACGGTTGGGGCGTGCACGCGCGTCCAGATGTTGAACGAGCCGGAGCCGGAGAAGGGCATCGAGAACTGCCCGTCGGTCGGGACCGAACTGGTGTTGGCGGTGGTGACGATGTACTTGCCGCCGAACGCCGCCATGTCGCTGACCTCAGTCCACGGGCTGACGTCGTAGGCCTCGGCCTCGAAGTAGGTCGAGGACGTGGCCACCGGCGGCGCGACCGGCGTCGCGGTGGCCTGGTTCGAGTTGCCGCTCTCGCCCGCGGTGTTGACGGCGCGGACGACGTAGTGGTACGCGGTGCCGTTCGTGCGGCCAGTGTCGGTGTAGGTCGTGCCGCTGACCGCTGAACCGTTGATCTTGCTGTATCCCGACCCGCTGGTGGTGGACCGGTAGACGTTAAAAGTCGACGCCCCGCTGACGGCAGACCACGATAGGCTCACCTGCGCGTTGCCGGCGGCGGCCGATAGGTTGGCCGGCGCGGTGGGGACGGCCGGCGCAGAGGTGCCCGAGATCTCGCCGACCCAAGCCCCCCTGCCGAGCGTGCCGACGTAGACGCGGCCGTAGGTCTGGCGGTCGGCGGCCATGCGGAGCCACTCGCCGTGGTTGATGCCGGTCGCGTACGTCGCCGAGTCATAGATCTTGACCCACGTCGCCCCCGCGGCGTCGGCGGTCGTGGTCGCCGTCGCGTCGTCGGAACGGAAGATGCCACGGGCGAACGTCCCGTTGGCGTTCACCCGGCCCAGCACGTAGAGCGCCGGGTTGCTGCGCCCCGGCGCGGGCTTGCCGAAGCTGAACGCCTGAACGTTGTCGATGTTGGCCACCCGCGTCAAACCCGTGGCGGCATCGGTGGAGCGGAACAGGCCGCCGTCCTGGCCGTTGTGATTGTTGTATTGGCCCCAGTTCCCGACCCACACTTCCCGCCTGCCACGCGTCGCGCCGCTGCCATCGACCCAGAGCGGCATGGCACGCACGTCGTTGATCACCCCACCCGCAGCGCCGTAGATGCCGACCCGGTTGACCTTCGACCAGTTCCGCCCGCCGTCCGTGCTGCGGTAGACGTCGGTGTTGCCGTACGTGAGGTAGAAAAGGTTCGGGTCGGACGCGTCGGCGGCGACGAGCTCGCCCCGCTCCTGATACCCGCCGCCCATGCCGGGCAATGCGCCGGTGGAGTCGTTCCAACTGATGTTGCCGGCGGCGTCGAACGTCGCATAGCGCGGCACGTGTTGCGATCCGGGAACGTAGACCATGTTCGGGTAGGTGGACGGTTGCCCGGCGACGGGCACTTGGCCGCCCGGACCGCGCGCGCCGACCGCGACCTTGCCCTGGTGATAGGTCGTGCTGCGCGTGCCGTACGTCAGCCCCGGCATGCCGGCGCCACCAGCGCCGAACGGAAGCCAGTTCGTGCCGTCGACCGTGTA comes from the Tepidisphaeraceae bacterium genome and includes:
- a CDS encoding PEP-CTERM sorting domain-containing protein codes for the protein MNQAKQSVRFVMAALFGLGLSMMGSTSEAAVLATDSFLVGSNSTAGQYTIGNIGGQGPTVPGFTGNWSSGSVSVTATGLSRAGATVSGTTQGGAITSTGTNARVFRNFTPTTETTTGATTGASFVGTRYLSFLAQFTGTATNYRAVELFNGGTNEGDHRKLQVGYSSTDFGTASANFGMRVNNSSTSRALSNVAFNEDVNLFVLKFDMSADNNADTVSLFINPTSDSAAAAAIVSGVNFGGFDRFAVGRFSSNAIAVDEIRLGETFADVTAVPEPTAIAMLCLVGLGALARRRQNA
- a CDS encoding fibronectin type III domain-containing protein, translated to MITTLLASRPHRSGFVWAEALEPRKLLAADVAYDWDTVTLNGGGYALHVIVHPSDSNVRYLRSDTGASRWDATANKWEGISDTMTDPSYWPTSSLAIDPSDATKQVVYVAGGNRFSGTGQHNGEIFKSTDGGRNWTASGLKYPGTTTRVKIGGGDDSRQKGERLAVDPNSNGQVLFFGSAQDGLWRSGAASSPGSWAPVAAFTEFGVGPFGVQSIAFDKNGGTTTVNNQTVSRIAYAGVRGRADDPATTAVNEFVAGGIHYTNNGGQTWSKIASSPWQVNQMTVDANGTLWVADDAGVFAAGRPTGTNAPVLVNKNFTGRAKGIDSLDGNTAIITTGYSVRRTTNGSAASPTWTVLVDDKSTANIDRSDSPWINQGLGAFGSAVMVTIDPNNANRAWTSDYYRVWRTDNLSATTPTFISDSNGYESIVSIGVSSQPAGGNRFVHYFSDVGGVTYGDLGQAPNPGRDTTKAPFIGLGDTSGYAFSEGNVNFQAFVGEGNRRDGAIGGYTVDGTNWLPFGAGGAGMPGLTYGTRSTTYHQGKVAVGARGPGGQVPVAGQPSTYPNMVYVPGSQHVPRYATFDAAGNISWNDSTGALPGMGGGYQERGELVAADASDPNLFYLTYGNTDVYRSTDGGRNWSKVNRVGIYGAAGGVINDVRAMPLWVDGSGATRGRREVWVGNWGQYNNHNGQDGGLFRSTDAATGLTRVANIDNVQAFSFGKPAPGRSNPALYVLGRVNANGTFARGIFRSDDATATTTADAAGATWVKIYDSATYATGINHGEWLRMAADRQTYGRVYVGTLGRGAWVGEISGTSAPAVPTAPANLSAAAGNAQVSLSWSAVSGASTFNVYRSTTSGSGYSKINGSAVSGTTYTDTGRTNGTAYHYVVRAVNTAGESGNSNQATATPVAPPVATSSTYFEAEAYDVSPWTEVSDMAAFGGKYIVTTANTSSVPTDGQFSMPFSGSGSFNIWTRVHAPTVDDDSIYFKVDNGGWNTWNNMNSASGFSWKKWGSTFNLAAGSHTLTIAYRESGTRIDRFLVTNDASLTPSNAVTATAVKFSGTVIGTSGSYNSLGNTRDKVFDSDLTTFFDGPAASGNWVGLNLGSAKTITQIKYAARSGQSARMNGGYFQASNTANFSSGNVTLYMIGASENPPSGSFTTRNVSVAGTYQYVRYVAPDNSWGNVAELELWGY